The following are encoded together in the Weissella soli genome:
- a CDS encoding metal-sulfur cluster assembly factor, which yields MLLRAEIAARLATVEDPELRCDIVALGLIYNIEVVNQQAIITLTWTMLGCPLTDLLEKRIRRAVLASSAIELVAFRVVWTPRWHKDMMTPYAKMLLGVK from the coding sequence ATGTTATTAAGAGCAGAAATAGCGGCCAGGTTAGCCACGGTTGAAGATCCTGAGTTACGGTGTGACATCGTAGCTTTGGGCCTGATTTATAATATTGAAGTGGTCAATCAGCAGGCCATCATTACACTTACTTGGACAATGCTGGGTTGTCCGTTGACTGATTTGTTAGAAAAACGGATTCGACGCGCCGTTTTAGCGAGCAGTGCGATTGAACTCGTTGCGTTTCGGGTAGTTTGGACGCCCCGGTGGCATAAGGATATGATGACGCCCTATGCCAAAATGTTATTAGGTGTTAAATAA
- the sufB gene encoding Fe-S cluster assembly protein SufB — MAEIERAKALADTQAILETEVSHDALNYADDVDPVISTGQGLNESIVRQISAAKNEPAWMLALRLEAYNIYRQATLPTYGPDLSKIDFDKIYYYNKPTAERYRDWADVPTTLKTTFERLGVPEAERRWLAGSSAQFESEVVYHRLKKEFEQLGIIFTDMDTAVQEYPELVRAYFGSLVGPNDNFFTALNGAVWSGGTFIYVPKGVEVKVPIQSYFRINRANEGQFERTLIIVEEGAHVEYVEGCSAPMYSGEAMHAAVVEVIVKAHAYARYTTIQNWSKNVYSLETKRAYAYENATMEWIDGNFGSKVTMKYPSVYLQGRGARGTMLSIAVAGAGIQLDSGARMIHNAPQTTSSIISKSIAHNGGRTDYRGDVRFGKDAAGSFAHIECDTILMDDLSAADTLPYNRIENGLVTLEHEAKVSKLSESQLQYCMSRGISERDTTAMIIMGFAEPFIKELPMEYAVELNRLMSFEMTGSVG; from the coding sequence ATGGCAGAAATTGAACGGGCCAAAGCTTTAGCCGACACCCAAGCCATTCTTGAAACTGAGGTTAGTCATGACGCTTTGAATTATGCCGATGATGTCGACCCGGTTATTTCAACGGGACAGGGGTTAAATGAGAGCATCGTGCGACAGATTTCAGCAGCCAAAAATGAACCTGCTTGGATGTTAGCGTTGCGCTTAGAGGCCTATAACATTTATCGCCAAGCAACTTTACCAACCTATGGACCAGATTTATCCAAAATTGATTTTGATAAAATCTACTATTACAATAAGCCAACGGCTGAGCGTTATCGTGATTGGGCAGATGTGCCTACCACGTTAAAAACGACATTTGAAAGATTAGGCGTACCAGAAGCTGAACGACGCTGGTTGGCGGGTTCATCGGCACAGTTTGAATCGGAGGTTGTGTATCACCGGTTAAAAAAAGAATTTGAACAGTTAGGGATCATTTTTACTGATATGGATACAGCCGTTCAGGAATATCCTGAGTTGGTGCGGGCATATTTTGGAAGTTTAGTTGGTCCAAATGATAATTTTTTTACAGCTTTGAATGGTGCTGTTTGGTCTGGAGGCACCTTCATCTATGTACCTAAAGGGGTTGAAGTCAAGGTGCCGATCCAATCGTATTTTCGGATTAACCGCGCGAATGAGGGACAGTTTGAACGGACGCTCATCATCGTCGAGGAGGGAGCACATGTGGAGTATGTCGAAGGTTGTTCGGCCCCTATGTACTCGGGTGAGGCGATGCATGCGGCCGTGGTAGAAGTGATTGTTAAAGCCCATGCCTATGCGCGCTATACGACCATTCAAAATTGGTCAAAGAATGTCTATTCCCTAGAAACGAAACGGGCGTATGCCTATGAAAATGCCACCATGGAATGGATCGATGGTAATTTTGGCTCAAAAGTGACCATGAAATACCCATCGGTTTATTTGCAAGGTCGGGGTGCCCGGGGGACGATGTTGTCGATTGCTGTTGCGGGGGCGGGGATTCAATTGGATTCTGGCGCCCGGATGATTCATAATGCCCCGCAGACGACCTCATCCATTATTTCAAAATCGATCGCACACAACGGTGGGCGGACTGATTATCGAGGCGATGTCAGATTTGGCAAAGATGCAGCGGGTTCCTTTGCGCACATCGAGTGTGACACGATCCTAATGGACGATCTTTCAGCGGCTGATACGCTACCATACAATCGTATTGAAAATGGATTAGTAACTTTGGAGCATGAGGCAAAGGTGTCGAAATTATCGGAAAGCCAATTACAGTATTGTATGTCACGGGGTATTAGTGAGCGGGATACGACCGCTATGATTATCATGGGGTTTGCGGAACCCTTCATTAAGGAGCTACCCATGGAATACGCAGTGGAACTCAATCGGTTAATGAGTTTTGAAATGACCGGTTCAGTCGGGTGA
- the sufU gene encoding Fe-S cluster assembly sulfur transfer protein SufU, with product MALSNLDLLYRQVLVEYSQHPHHYGELAKRTGMGQGANASCGDRIVINVLRAETGLIAEIGWVGQGCAIHQASASMMSDLLVQHSVSEGRALIDQFLQLVRGDTVVQDGLGETVLLAGVQQFPARLPCATQPWHVMRDLLDEEKEVHHGRN from the coding sequence ATGGCCCTTTCAAATTTAGATCTGTTATATCGCCAAGTGCTCGTTGAATACAGCCAACATCCCCATCATTATGGTGAATTAGCCAAGCGTACCGGGATGGGACAAGGCGCCAATGCCAGTTGTGGTGATCGCATTGTCATTAATGTATTGCGTGCTGAAACGGGGTTGATTGCTGAGATTGGTTGGGTTGGTCAGGGGTGTGCGATTCATCAAGCGAGTGCATCCATGATGTCTGATCTACTTGTACAGCATTCGGTGTCTGAAGGACGTGCCTTAATCGATCAATTTTTGCAGTTGGTTCGTGGCGACACCGTTGTGCAAGACGGCTTAGGTGAGACGGTGTTGCTTGCTGGTGTCCAACAATTCCCGGCGCGCCTGCCTTGTGCCACTCAACCATGGCACGTGATGCGCGATTTATTAGATGAAGAAAAAGAGGTGCACCATGGCAGAAATTGA
- a CDS encoding DUF1440 domain-containing protein, with protein sequence MLILLIAGLLGGLASGFFKLGWEILLPPRTPERNETNPPQHLLQQIGFSERFTHRYFLFSGQRVQYISLLMHFGFSIFFSFVYIIASAQFSFVSLGQGSLYGVFIWAIFHLIILPTMHTVPPIKNQPLAEHFSELLGHAIWGFMIQVCYVYVLVLFS encoded by the coding sequence ATGCTAATATTACTAATCGCTGGATTACTTGGTGGGCTAGCGTCAGGATTCTTTAAATTAGGCTGGGAAATCCTATTACCGCCAAGAACGCCTGAACGAAATGAAACGAACCCACCACAGCATCTCTTACAACAAATCGGCTTTTCGGAGCGATTTACACACCGTTATTTCCTGTTTTCCGGGCAACGTGTGCAATATATATCACTACTAATGCATTTTGGGTTTTCCATCTTCTTCAGTTTTGTCTATATTATTGCGAGCGCGCAGTTCTCTTTTGTCAGCCTAGGACAGGGGAGCTTGTATGGTGTGTTTATCTGGGCAATTTTTCATCTGATTATTCTGCCAACGATGCATACGGTGCCACCAATCAAAAATCAGCCCCTAGCTGAACACTTTTCAGAATTATTAGGCCACGCGATTTGGGGATTCATGATACAGGTCTGCTATGTTTATGTCCTTGTCCTGTTTTCATAA
- the spxB gene encoding pyruvate oxidase has protein sequence MVGRKINVGLAALKVMEGWGVDTVYGIPSGTLSGFMDSMGNPENNIKFVQVKHEEVGAMAAVMQRKFGGNIAVTVGSGGPGATHLINGLYDAAMDNTPVLAILGSKSVRELNMDSFQELNQNPMYESIAVYNRRVATAESLPHLVDDAIRTAIAKRGVAVLEVPADFGFAQIDEDDFYSSGHSFHEYKAPALEEDEIAAAVEILNNAKRPVIYAGIGTMGHGPLVQELARKVKAPIITTGKNFETFEWDFEAFTGSTFRVGWKPANEAVLEADTVLFVGSNFPFVEVEKTFRNIEKLIQIDTNPAMLGKRHDADVAILGDAGTAVEAILAGVDAVEESAWWNANVKNVANWRAYMDKLEQKTEGPLQAYQVYNAINKYADEDAIFSTDVGDVTQLSIRHLHMTPKNKWRTSPLFATMGIAIPGGIGAKNTFPDRQVWNIIGDGAFAMTMQDVVTNVRYNLPVINVVFTNTEYGFIKNKYEDTNTYNFGVDFGDVDYAKIAEAQGAVGLTVHEISELDDVFAKAVEFYKQGRTVLIDAKITKDRPIPVETLKVDTNLYDEETVAAYKEKYEAQELKPLREFLEEEGLESRYIHVEGNKYSF, from the coding sequence ATCGTGGGACGCAAAATTAATGTTGGATTAGCTGCGTTAAAAGTTATGGAAGGTTGGGGTGTTGATACCGTTTATGGTATTCCATCTGGAACATTGAGTGGATTTATGGACTCAATGGGTAACCCTGAAAATAATATTAAGTTCGTGCAAGTTAAGCACGAAGAAGTGGGTGCCATGGCAGCCGTCATGCAACGTAAGTTCGGTGGTAACATCGCCGTTACTGTTGGTTCTGGGGGTCCAGGTGCAACGCACTTGATCAACGGACTTTACGATGCTGCAATGGACAACACACCAGTTTTGGCCATTTTGGGATCAAAGTCAGTACGTGAATTGAACATGGACTCATTCCAAGAATTGAACCAAAACCCAATGTATGAAAGCATTGCCGTATACAACCGTCGTGTTGCAACGGCTGAGTCATTACCACACTTGGTTGACGATGCTATTCGTACGGCTATCGCTAAGCGTGGTGTGGCCGTTCTTGAAGTGCCAGCCGACTTTGGTTTTGCGCAAATTGACGAAGATGATTTCTATTCATCAGGTCATAGCTTCCACGAGTATAAGGCCCCTGCACTGGAAGAAGACGAAATTGCAGCCGCAGTTGAAATTTTGAACAATGCAAAGCGTCCAGTCATCTACGCTGGAATCGGAACAATGGGTCATGGACCACTTGTTCAAGAGTTGGCTCGCAAGGTGAAGGCACCAATCATCACGACTGGTAAGAACTTCGAGACGTTCGAGTGGGACTTTGAAGCCTTTACTGGTTCAACTTTCCGTGTTGGTTGGAAGCCAGCCAATGAAGCGGTTCTTGAAGCTGATACGGTTTTGTTTGTTGGTTCAAACTTCCCATTCGTTGAAGTTGAAAAGACATTCCGTAACATCGAAAAGTTGATTCAAATTGACACTAACCCAGCAATGCTTGGTAAGCGTCATGATGCTGATGTAGCCATCCTTGGCGATGCTGGTACAGCTGTTGAAGCTATCTTGGCCGGTGTTGATGCTGTTGAAGAATCAGCATGGTGGAACGCCAACGTGAAGAACGTTGCGAACTGGCGTGCCTACATGGATAAGTTGGAGCAAAAGACAGAAGGTCCTTTGCAAGCTTACCAAGTGTACAACGCAATCAACAAGTATGCTGACGAAGATGCAATCTTCTCAACTGATGTCGGTGACGTTACCCAATTGTCAATTCGTCATTTGCACATGACACCAAAGAACAAGTGGCGTACGTCACCATTGTTCGCCACGATGGGAATTGCTATTCCTGGTGGAATTGGTGCCAAGAACACGTTCCCAGATCGTCAAGTTTGGAACATCATCGGTGATGGTGCATTTGCCATGACCATGCAAGACGTTGTGACTAACGTGCGTTACAACCTACCAGTTATCAACGTTGTCTTCACGAATACTGAATATGGTTTCATCAAGAATAAGTATGAGGATACAAATACTTACAACTTCGGTGTTGACTTTGGTGACGTAGACTACGCTAAGATTGCTGAAGCCCAAGGGGCTGTTGGTTTGACGGTACACGAGATCTCAGAATTGGATGATGTCTTTGCCAAGGCCGTTGAATTCTACAAGCAAGGTCGTACAGTGTTGATCGATGCGAAGATCACTAAGGATCGTCCAATCCCAGTTGAAACTTTGA
- a CDS encoding aminotransferase class V-fold PLP-dependent enzyme, whose translation MKQVHQDELNSFRAAFPGLDQPINDEPLIYFDNAATAQSPQVAIDAVTNYYSNNKANVHRGVHTLGTRSTELYDQARQTVADFIHAPTATDVIFTKGSTEGLNWVAQSFAQQLTETDEIIVSVFEHHANFLPWQRLAQQTGAKLVVIGLTPSNAFDWAAFEDKLVPQTKIVALTMMSNVTGTTIDMRRVSAMAHQVGAVVVADAAQAIVHMTIDVVALDVDYLVFSGHKLYGPMGIGVLYGKPALLNQIEPALIGGGMVALVTNTTAEWLPLPERLEAGTPNVGGAVGLAAVITWLQTLDQVGLQQHVLRLAQALLAGLAHRVAVTTYGVSGSPIISFNLAGVHPHDVATALDQLGIAVRAGHHCAQPLMHALGLTNTGTVRVSLAPYNTLAEVHRFLVALDEIIVYFRR comes from the coding sequence GTGAAACAAGTGCATCAAGATGAACTAAATTCTTTTCGCGCGGCCTTTCCAGGGTTAGACCAACCAATTAATGACGAACCCTTGATCTATTTTGATAACGCAGCCACGGCCCAATCACCACAAGTAGCTATTGATGCGGTGACCAACTATTACTCAAATAATAAGGCCAATGTCCACCGGGGTGTGCACACTTTAGGTACCCGGTCCACGGAATTATACGATCAGGCCCGGCAGACGGTGGCTGATTTTATTCATGCACCAACGGCAACTGACGTCATTTTCACAAAAGGCAGTACTGAAGGATTGAACTGGGTGGCTCAGAGTTTTGCGCAACAGCTCACCGAGACAGATGAAATTATCGTCTCGGTATTTGAACACCATGCCAATTTTTTGCCCTGGCAACGACTCGCCCAACAAACCGGGGCTAAACTAGTTGTCATTGGGTTGACACCAAGCAATGCATTCGACTGGGCAGCGTTTGAAGATAAGCTGGTACCGCAAACAAAGATCGTGGCCCTCACTATGATGTCCAACGTGACTGGTACAACGATTGATATGCGTCGAGTGAGTGCCATGGCCCATCAAGTTGGTGCGGTGGTGGTGGCTGATGCCGCCCAAGCGATAGTGCATATGACGATAGATGTTGTCGCATTAGATGTTGATTATCTTGTGTTTTCTGGGCACAAACTGTATGGTCCAATGGGCATCGGGGTGCTCTACGGGAAACCCGCCTTGCTAAATCAAATTGAACCGGCCTTGATCGGTGGTGGCATGGTAGCGCTAGTCACTAATACGACCGCCGAGTGGTTACCATTACCAGAACGTTTGGAGGCGGGGACGCCAAATGTTGGCGGTGCGGTTGGATTGGCCGCGGTGATCACGTGGCTACAGACGTTAGATCAGGTGGGCTTACAACAACATGTCCTACGCCTAGCGCAAGCCTTACTTGCAGGTCTCGCGCACCGGGTGGCCGTGACTACTTATGGTGTCTCAGGTAGCCCAATTATTTCCTTTAACCTGGCTGGTGTGCATCCCCACGATGTCGCAACGGCCCTAGATCAACTAGGCATTGCTGTACGTGCAGGGCATCACTGTGCGCAACCCTTGATGCATGCGCTGGGCCTGACGAATACGGGGACGGTCAGGGTCAGCTTAGCACCCTACAACACGCTCGCTGAGGTCCACCGTTTTTTAGTGGCATTAGATGAAATTATTGTTTATTTTCGGAGGTAA
- a CDS encoding universal stress protein, with product MSELNLNIEPTQYKHILVGVDESEQGYFALANAIHQASEDDAQLTITTILEMGDLSTIDALNLGAVIAKRKEFEANLARYKAYAESQGAKNVRTIFADGAKAGEVLVNQIAPEVGADLIIVGAHSKQGFWDSIGSQAAYIARHAKVSSMVARS from the coding sequence ATGTCTGAATTGAACTTAAATATTGAACCAACACAATACAAGCATATCTTGGTGGGGGTTGATGAATCTGAGCAAGGTTATTTTGCCTTAGCAAATGCGATTCACCAAGCGTCAGAAGATGATGCACAATTGACGATTACAACTATCCTTGAAATGGGTGACTTATCAACGATCGATGCTTTAAACCTGGGGGCAGTGATCGCTAAGCGTAAAGAATTTGAAGCTAATTTAGCACGCTATAAAGCATATGCTGAGTCACAGGGTGCTAAGAATGTTCGGACCATTTTTGCGGATGGTGCCAAGGCTGGTGAAGTATTGGTTAACCAGATCGCACCGGAAGTCGGAGCTGATTTGATTATCGTGGGGGCCCACTCAAAGCAGGGCTTCTGGGATTCCATTGGTTCGCAGGCGGCGTATATTGCTCGTCACGCAAAAGTATCTTCAATGGTTGCCCGTAGTTAG
- a CDS encoding SufD family Fe-S cluster assembly protein: MTQQVLHRRLIAGDMTIVLESIDDVTLIIEDQAHVASLVATVKVVVTRPQQVVHMVVLSLATGSRTIHLEMMVTGEGAQAFLAVVTVAHATNHKTIVTKMQNNGRHTRGYIEQRGLVMARSHVDFKSVGQIFAGAVGADAQQTSRLLMLDETATGSVDPILLIDENDVLAGHAASVGQVNQTQLLYLLSRGIAMNLAQQLVTRGFMAPALVSLSTTMQQKVFTELEEAMSGETSASR; this comes from the coding sequence ATGACACAGCAAGTGTTACACCGACGCTTAATCGCCGGTGACATGACGATCGTACTGGAATCAATCGATGACGTCACTTTAATCATTGAAGATCAAGCGCATGTGGCCTCGCTGGTGGCCACAGTTAAGGTAGTAGTGACCCGACCACAGCAAGTGGTGCACATGGTGGTATTATCATTGGCTACCGGCAGTCGTACCATTCATTTGGAGATGATGGTCACCGGCGAAGGCGCCCAGGCATTTTTAGCCGTTGTCACGGTCGCACATGCGACTAACCATAAGACGATTGTGACCAAAATGCAGAATAACGGTCGCCACACGCGCGGATATATTGAGCAACGGGGGTTAGTCATGGCTCGTAGTCACGTTGATTTTAAGAGTGTTGGTCAGATATTTGCGGGTGCCGTGGGTGCCGATGCCCAGCAAACATCACGCTTACTGATGTTAGACGAAACCGCCACAGGCAGTGTCGATCCGATCCTGTTGATTGATGAAAATGACGTCTTAGCGGGGCATGCAGCCTCAGTTGGTCAGGTGAATCAAACGCAGTTGCTGTATCTGTTAAGTCGCGGGATTGCCATGAATTTGGCGCAACAGCTGGTGACAAGGGGATTTATGGCCCCGGCATTGGTCAGTTTATCAACAACCATGCAACAAAAGGTATTTACTGAACTAGAGGAGGCGATGTCGGGTGAAACAAGTGCATCAAGATGA
- a CDS encoding Nramp family divalent metal transporter, with the protein MTNSNAARPAGAANVEEKSLGDVNGSIEVPKTGSFWRKLIAFSGPGALVAVGYMDPGNWVTSVSGGAQYHYSLLSIVLLSSLVAMMLQYMAGKLGMVKQQDLAQATRKHTNKVGGIILWVITELALMATDIAEVIGGAIALHLLFGWSMIASVLTTALDVILLLGLMKFGFRKIEAIVMTLILTILVIFGYLVALSNPNLVAIFGGYLPALQTLDTHIPQGASSSQLTMALGIVGATVMPHNLYLHSSIVQTRNIDHENKSELRESVKLMAWDSTIQLSLAFVINSLLLVLGAALFFGHADSVGTFGNMYRALSDSTIAGAVASPILSTLFAVALLASGQNSTITGTLTGEVIMSGFLHLKMPMWAQRILTRGFALAPVVTFTLLYGGSEAKLDELLIFSQVFLSVALPFSMAPLIYFTSSKKMMGEFVNAKWMTIIGWIVFTVLTYLNIKLIIGIF; encoded by the coding sequence ATGACGAATTCTAATGCAGCTCGCCCAGCAGGGGCAGCAAATGTCGAAGAGAAGAGCCTTGGCGATGTCAATGGTTCAATCGAAGTACCAAAGACAGGTAGTTTTTGGCGCAAATTGATAGCTTTTTCAGGTCCCGGGGCGCTCGTCGCTGTTGGGTACATGGATCCAGGTAACTGGGTTACCTCAGTTAGTGGTGGTGCCCAATACCATTATTCACTCCTTTCTATTGTGCTATTGTCCTCGCTGGTTGCCATGATGTTGCAATACATGGCTGGTAAGCTGGGGATGGTGAAACAACAAGATTTGGCGCAGGCGACGCGTAAACATACAAACAAGGTTGGTGGCATCATTTTATGGGTGATTACTGAATTAGCCCTGATGGCTACAGATATCGCCGAAGTTATCGGTGGTGCGATTGCTTTGCACTTACTCTTTGGCTGGTCAATGATCGCGTCTGTTTTGACAACGGCGCTTGACGTTATTTTATTGCTTGGTTTAATGAAGTTTGGTTTCCGCAAGATCGAGGCCATCGTGATGACCTTGATTCTAACCATTTTAGTCATCTTCGGTTATTTAGTTGCGTTGTCAAATCCTAATTTGGTGGCCATTTTTGGTGGGTACTTACCAGCCTTACAAACACTGGATACACATATTCCGCAGGGGGCGAGTTCATCGCAATTAACGATGGCCCTAGGAATTGTGGGTGCCACAGTGATGCCACATAATTTGTACTTACATTCATCAATCGTCCAAACGCGTAATATTGATCATGAAAATAAGTCAGAATTGCGGGAATCCGTTAAGTTGATGGCGTGGGATTCAACGATTCAACTATCATTGGCTTTTGTTATTAACTCATTGTTATTGGTTTTGGGGGCGGCCTTGTTTTTCGGGCATGCTGACTCAGTTGGAACTTTTGGCAACATGTATCGCGCGCTTAGTGATAGCACGATTGCTGGGGCGGTCGCCTCACCAATCTTGTCGACTTTATTTGCGGTTGCTTTATTGGCTTCTGGTCAAAACTCAACCATCACGGGTACCTTAACTGGTGAAGTCATCATGAGTGGCTTCTTGCACTTAAAGATGCCGATGTGGGCGCAACGTATCTTAACACGTGGGTTTGCTTTGGCACCAGTGGTGACATTTACTTTATTGTATGGCGGTTCAGAAGCAAAATTGGATGAACTCCTAATCTTCTCGCAAGTGTTCCTATCAGTGGCACTACCATTCTCAATGGCACCGTTGATTTACTTCACATCGTCAAAGAAGATGATGGGTGAATTCGTGAATGCCAAGTGGATGACCATTATCGGGTGGATCGTCTTTACGGTCCTAACTTATTTGAACATCAAATTGATTATCGGTATATTCTAA